In the Egibacteraceae bacterium genome, GCGGGGGCCAACCCGTCTCAGGACCGTGACATCCTCGCCGTCACCCGCCCCGACCACAAACCCGTCAGTCACGCTCCGTAGAAGACACCCATCTCGTCACAACCTCCCACCTGCAGCGCCACCTACCCCGTCCGCCAACACGGTGCTCGCTGCTCGGCCAGGACCTCCTCCACGAACTCGCTGCGACGGGTCGAACCTGGGATCGCAGCGACGTGCGGTGGGCTGCGACAGGAGCGGCGGCGGCCTCCGTGCTTGCGCCCTACCTGACGGGCGTGGGAGCGGTCGAGGTGTACGTCGACGCGGACACCGTGGCGGGCCTCGAAGCCGTGGCGACGAGCGCGGACCTGCCCCCCATCGAGGGTGGCCGGTTGACGCTGCGACCCTTCCCGACGACCTCGGTGCGTTCGCTCGCTGACGAGGTCGATGGGCTGCGTGTCGCGCCGTGGCCACGCGTGTACGTCGACCTGCAGACCGAGGGCGTGCGCGGCGAGGAATCGGCGGAACATCTCCGGGAAGGCATCCTGCGAGCATGAAACCCACGGCAAGCGCCGCCACCCGCGGAGACTGCCGGAGTTGGCCCGGCGCTACTGCACCCCGGGGATCGCCTCCAAACGGCACAGCAATCTGAGATGAGCGGGCACGTCTGTGCCACTGGCCCGCTCTACGAAAACCCTTACAAGGCCTTGGTTGAGGTAGTGCCGAACCTGGTCCACTAGGTAGTCGGGCACCCAGCCGACGGGTTCACCGGTGGTGTTGTCGAGCAAGAGAGCCGCAGGGTTCACCCGGTTGTCGTGATCCGACCGAAGAGTCAACTCGTCGCCCGCCCGGAGCTCGGAAACGCGGTCCCGCTCGGATGCGATGTACCGCACACCGGAAGCGAGGAAGAGCAGCACATGCCGGCCGTCCTCGTCGATCCGTGGTTCGGGCACGATGTGGACGGTGTCCGTCGCCCGGGTACCGCCAGCGCGAGCCAGGAGCTCGACGGGGGCCATGTAATCATCGAGAATGTCGAGTGCGGTCAGATAGGTCTCGTACTCGGGACGGCGAGGCGATAGGACCCGGTTCGCGAAGAAGGGGAACAGCTGGTCCGACCGGTAGGTGTGGTTGAAGTCCGGGAACGCCGCGAAGCCATCGAAGCCCGGAATCGTTTTGGCATCCGGCTCGTACTCGAAGATGTGCTGACCGTCTGGGTGCACGTCAAGGTGCCCGACGTGGCAGAAGCGTCGGGTGTCGGGGTCTTGCCATATCACGTAGAGGCGGCGGGTTCGGTCGTCGGTGCGAACCCGTGCCTCGCTCTGATCAACGAGTCCGATTGGCATCCAACAGCCTTTCACGGTTCAGGCGCACGATCTCGAACGCGAACATACGGGCTGGGTGTGACATGCGAGCCAGCGGCACCGAGTCGATCGTACCCCTCCACCATTCGAGGTCGAAGGCTTCGGCCCGCTCGAGCCAGTGCATCCTCACGGTGTCGGCCACGCGCGCCAGACCTTCGACGGCGAGTTGCATCAGCCGTGGTTGGCTCTCGAAGTGACCCGATCGGCCACGCTTGACCCACATGTCCACGCCATGTCCCCCGCCTCGGTCTAGGAGGCGAACACGCTCCTCATCTGGTTCCTGGAACCCCAGACACGTGCCCATGTCGTACGTCGGTGCGAGCCATCGATCCGCTCCGAAGGTGAGGGCTCCCCAGTTCTCATGATGCCGATCGGTGTTCGCAATCAGGGCGTCGAGCATGAGGATGCCAGCGAAGAGGTCGGTGGCGGCTGAAACGGGCGGTTGGCACTCCTTCGGGACACCAATACCATCAAGAGCCCCCCAAACGGCTCCGAGGGTGTAACCCACGGCTTCCCGCTCCTGGTCCTTGTCGTAGGCGGGGTTGATGGCCTGGAGCAATTCGTTCCCGTGCTCGAGTCGGTCAGCGACCCGTTGGCCATTGGCATCTCGCAACATCGATCGCGAGATCACACCGTGGTGCCCCTTCCACGAGGCGAGCCTCACCTCGGCTGCGGGGATCTGCAGGTGGTCGGCCGCCTTCGCGGCCAACCACTCGGCCCAGTCTTCCCCGAAGCATCGCACCGAGCCATTCGCCTGCTCCTTGCAGCGAACGGCCTTGAACAGCCACAGGAGATCTGTCACCTGCGGATCCAAGAGCCACACCTTGCTGCGCGTACCCATCCACTCGGGTTCTTCCGAGGGCGGCCAGTCACTGACGTCCACGATCTCCGCCATGACTCCCTTCCTGCGATCGGATACTTCCTTCAGCGCCAGAGCGAGCGGGTGTGGTGCCTCTTCTCGCGTTCTACCAGGGCGATGCGACGGAGCAGCTCAGCCGCGCGTTCGGAAGCCTCGCGCCACGTCTCGTAGGCGACGTGCCTCTCCTCCAGGAGGGTCACCCGGCGAGCGAGTCGGTCGCATCGCCGGATTGCTGTCCGTCGCACGGACGCTACGGCCACGCGGGCGGCCCGGTCGGCAGTGTCGAAGGCCCGGCGAGCCTCCTCGAGTTCGAACGGGTCGAACGATGGCCTCGCTTCGAGGATGGCTTGCTGGCGTGCGGCGAGGCCGGCCAGGTCGTCCGGGGTGAGTTTGTGCAGGTGCCGGGCGAGGTAGCGATCAGCTACGGCGCGGGCGAGGTCATACGCGGCCTGAGCGTCGGGGCGGGTGTCGGACGGTCGCTTGCCAGCAGGGGCACGTGATCCGGTATCGCGTACTGCTCGCGGTAGGCCAAGGCCGCGGTGACGGCCTCGATCCAGTGTGAAGCGTCGTTCCGGTCGGTCGGCATGGCGACGAGTGACGGCGCCCAGGCCGGCGGGCCGTCCATCGTCTTCGCGATGTGTCGGATCTCCTGCCAGCGGGCGGCGATGAGGTCTGCTGCCTGGCGGGCGACAGTGGCGTAGGGGCTCGTGTTGTCGGGGATCCAGGCGAGCCCGTCACCGCTCCGCACGTCCGACTTGCCGGCGAGCTGACCGAGTCGCCAGTGGAGCACTGCCGCGGCGGATCGGGCTCCATTCAAGGGGCGCATCCTGATCGCCGTCTGACCAGCGCCTCGGCATCGTGACCGGATAGCGCAAGTCCGCGGACACGGTCGACGAGGGTCGGCCATTCCGAGTCGTAGGTGATGGAGGTGGTCAGCTGCCCCGTGCGGTGGATGAGGCGGCCCAACCAGTCCTCAGTAGCCTTGCCAGCGGCATCCTCGAAGATCGCGCCGAGCCGGTGGAGAGAGCCGACCTCGTCCTGCAGGTCGGCCAGCATCTGGTGGGCGGACAGCCGGCCGGTGTCGCGTCGGCGAATCATCTGGGCGAGGATCTGCTCTGGCGACGGCGGGTCGCCTCGGTGGCGCGCGGCGCCATCGGTGTCAGTGGCGACCCACAGGTGGTTGGCTTCGCGCCCTCGGGTTGCGCTGACGTACAGCCGCTCGTGGGAGGTGGCGGCGGTGACCAAGGTAAGGCACCGGTCCACGGTAACGCCCTGGGCCCGGTGCGCGGTGATGGCGTAGGCCAGGTGTGCGTGCCGGCGAGGTGGTCGGCCGGGAGCACCGCCGTGTCGCCGTCTCGGTGTCGTGGGACCACGGCGGCGGCGCTCGGGTGCCGGCCGATCCCCCCCACCGTTGCGGCACGGCTGCGGTCGGCCCTCGCTCCCCGAGCTGGTCGAGCGCCTCAAGCGGGTCCGCGAAGGCAGCCGCCCGTGATGAGCGCCGACCCGATGCGGCGGAAGCATACCGAGCGGGGATGCGGCATGACATGCACGTGAACGCGGGGCCCGTTGGGCGCGGGACCGAACAGGCCGCCTTGCGCCGGCATCTGCGGCGCGGAAGATGGGCGGCCGCCCGGGTTGACGGCGTCGGGCGTTCATGTTGCAAACCCGATCCACAGTCGAGTTGACGCGGAGCCTCAGAAATCTGTGGCTGCTGCTTCGAGCGAGCGAGGAGCCGGGCCGGTGCGCAGGTCCCGCGCAGGGCGGTCTCGAGGCTGACCGCGCCAACCTCGCCTTCGGAGGTCAGCTGCCACGCATGCCCACAATGTGATCCCAACGCCCCCTCACCCCCGAAACGACCAAACCGCAGGCCGGCGCAGAATGTGGCCCTGACCTGCGGCTTTGTGGTGGTGGGGGTGGGATTTGAACCCACGAACCCTTGCGGGTTACCCGCTTTCGAGGCGGGCGCACTAGACCGGACTATGCGACCCCACCGGAATCGTCGGCCAGCGTACCAACGCCCTCAGCCGGCTGCGACCGCCGACGTCTGGCGCGAAAGAAGCGCGTGAGCAGCGCCCCGCACTCCTCCGCGAGCACGCCTGCGGTCACCTCGACGCGGTGGTTGAGGCGGGGGTCGCGGGCCACGTCGTAGAGCGACCCGACCGCACCGGCCCTCGGATCGCTCGCCCCGTACACGAGGGCAGGCAGGCGGGCGAGCACGAGGGCGCCCGCGCACATCGTGCACGGCTCGAGCGTGACGTAGAGCGTGCAGCCCTCGAGGCGCCAGGAGCGCAGGGCCGCAGCGGCCTCGCGCACAGCGATCAACTCGGCGTGCGCGGTCGGGTCCTGGTCGGCCTCACGGCGGTTGTAGCCCTCCGCGATGACCCGCCCGCCGTGGACGACGACCGCGCCGACGGGTACCTCGCCGACCGCCGACGCCCGCCTGGCCTGCGCGACCGCCCGCTCCATCCACACCTTGTGCGTGAGCTGCGCCACCGCTCCTCCTCCCGCCCGCAAGGCTAGGCGACGCCCCAAAAAGGCCTCGACGGGCGGAGCCTTTCCGCCCGTCGACGACGCGCTGCGGTCAGGACGATGCCCCGCCCTCCTGCGCCTGCACGTCCACGGTCTGTCCCGTCGCCCCGTTCGAGGAGCCGATCTCGACGCGGTGGGGCCGCCGCTCGGGCGGGTGGGGGATGTGCAGCTCGAGCAGGCCGTCGCTGAACGACGCGGTGATCTTCTGCGCGTCGGTTCCCTCGGGCAGCGAGAAGCTGCGCTGGAAGGCGCCGACCGGACGCTCGCGACGCACCCACCGGTCCTCCGGCACGTCGGGGTCGAGACGCCGCTCGCCGCCGATCGTGAGGGTGCCGTCGTCCACCGAGACGTCGACGTCGTCGGCGGTCATGCCGGGGAGCTCGACACGCACGACGAGGCCCCCGTCGGTGGCGAAGGCGTCGATCGGCGGCACGAGGCCGGTGCGCGCAGCTGCGGGCTGCTGCGTCGTCGTGCGGTTGAACAGCTCGCCGACGTCACGCTGCAGGGCCGCGAGCTCTGCCCAGGGGTCCCAACGTACCACTGCCATGGTGTCACCTCCTGCAAGAGATCTTAGTCTTGGCTACTCAGATAATAGCGGCCCCATTGTGCCAAGGCAACAGGTGGCCGAAACCAGCCCCCCACCCCGCCGGCGGCCCGAGCAGGTCAGCTGGCGCGCCGCTCCGGCACGTCAGCGAGGGCGGCGCTGACCGCGAGTTCGATCTCGGCGACCGCGCCGCAGGCCGCGTCCGCGGCCTCCGCGTCGCCGGTCACGTCGGACAGCGCGAGCAGCTCGGCGCGGATGTGCAGAAGCGCCTCGACCGGCTGCGTCGCCACGCACGTGTCGATGATGAGGTCGTGAATGCGGACAGCGTGCTCGTCCATGTCGTCTCCAGTGGTGCGGCCCCAGCGGCGGGACCCTGCGGCGGGACCTGGGGGCGTCACGGCGGGGGGAGCGTGCATCACCGCGACTGTGCCACAGGGGTGTGACCGCGCCCGGGAACCGGCGCGTGTGAGTCGCGCTTCGGGGTACGCTGCGGAGCGTCGAACCGCCGACCTCGGCCGCCAGGCCGGGCGGGGGACCCACCGCAACACGGGGCGAGTCCCGGCGATCCGCCGGGTAGGGCCGCGTTCCGGCCCGAGCCCGCCGGCTAACCCCGCAGGCGACAGGAGGGAGACCGGCCGCTGCCGGTGTTCCCACAACGCCAGCCGCGCCCGGTGGGCGATGGCCGAGGAGACCGGGAAGAAGCCCGTGGCGGAGCTGTTCACCCTTCCCACGCCGGCCGCCGTGCTCGGCGTGGGAATGCCCCTCCTGCCGCTGACCCACCCCGGCTGGGTCTTCGCCGTGCTTATGGCGGTTGTGCTGCTTGCGCCCATCGCCGCCGAGCGGGCACGCCTGCCCGGCATCGTGGGCCTGGTGCTCGCCGGGATGCTCGTCGGTCCAGGCGTGCTCGGGCTGCTCGAGCGGGAGGGCGCCATCGCCCTGCTCGGCGGGGCCGGACTGCTCTACCTCATGTTCGTCGCGGGCCTCGAGCTCGACCTGGACGGGTTCGTCGAGAACCGGCGCGACTCGCTCGTCTTCGGTGCGATGACCTTCTCGGTGCCGATGGCGCTCGGGACCGTGGTCTCCCTCGCGCTTGGGTTCCCGTTGCTCGCCGCCATCCTGCTCGGCTCGTGCTGGGCGAGCCACACGCTGCTGTCCTACCCCGTCTACCAGCGGCTCGGCGCGGTCCGCACCCGGGCGGTTGCCACGGCCGTCGGCGCGACGATCATCACCGACACCGCGGCTCTGCTCGTCCTCGCCGTCGTCGCCCGCGCGCACCAGGGCGACCTCGGCCCGTCGTTCTGGCTCGTGCTCGTCCCGAGCCTCGGACTGCTGCTCGCCGCGACCCTTTGGGGGCTGCCGCGGGTCGCCCGATGGTTTTTCGCGGGCCTCGGCCAGGACCGTGCCGTGCGGTTCCTGTTCCTCATGGTCGCGCTGTTCGGCGCGGCTGGCCTCGCCCAGGCGGCGGGCATCGAGCCGATCGTCGGGGCGTTCCTCGGCGGGCTGGCGCTCAACCGGCTCGTCCCTAACGACGGCGTGCTCATGCAACGCGTGGAGTTCCTCGGCTCGACGCTGCTCATCCCCCTGTTCCTCGTGTCCGTGGGGATGCTCATCGATCCCCGCATCATGGTCGGCGACCGCGCCTCGCTGGTGGTCGCGGCGGCGTTCATCGGGGTCGCCGGGGGGGCGAAGTGGATCGCGGCCGCCGCGAGCGGCAAGCTGTTCCGCTACGACCGCGCCGAGATCGCCACGATGTTCTCGCTGTCCTCGGCGCAGGCCGCCGCGACCCTCGCGGCGATCTTCGTCGGCCTGCAGATCGGCCTCATCGGGGCGGAGACCGTCAATGCAGTCATCCTGGTGATCCTCGCGACGTGCCTGCTGAGCTCTGGGGTCGCCGCCCGCTACGGTCCCCGCCTGCCCCGCCCGCCGGTCCGCCCCGCGGCCCTCGGCCGCCGGGTGCTCGTCCCCGTCGCCCGCCCGGACACCGCCGAGCGGCTGACCCGTCTCGCGGCGTTGCTGGCCCGTCCCGACGGCGGATCCGTCATGCCGCTCGCCGTGGTCGGACCTGACGCGACCGAGGAGGACCTT is a window encoding:
- a CDS encoding HipA domain-containing protein, with amino-acid sequence MAEIVDVSDWPPSEEPEWMGTRSKVWLLDPQVTDLLWLFKAVRCKEQANGSVRCFGEDWAEWLAAKAADHLQIPAAEVRLASWKGHHGVISRSMLRDANGQRVADRLEHGNELLQAINPAYDKDQEREAVGYTLGAVWGALDGIGVPKECQPPVSAATDLFAGILMLDALIANTDRHHENWGALTFGADRWLAPTYDMGTCLGFQEPDEERVRLLDRGGGHGVDMWVKRGRSGHFESQPRLMQLAVEGLARVADTVRMHWLERAEAFDLEWWRGTIDSVPLARMSHPARMFAFEIVRLNRERLLDANRTR
- the tadA gene encoding tRNA adenosine(34) deaminase TadA, translated to MAQLTHKVWMERAVAQARRASAVGEVPVGAVVVHGGRVIAEGYNRREADQDPTAHAELIAVREAAAALRSWRLEGCTLYVTLEPCTMCAGALVLARLPALVYGASDPRAGAVGSLYDVARDPRLNHRVEVTAGVLAEECGALLTRFFRARRRRSQPAEGVGTLADDSGGVA
- a CDS encoding Hsp20/alpha crystallin family protein translates to MAVVRWDPWAELAALQRDVGELFNRTTTQQPAAARTGLVPPIDAFATDGGLVVRVELPGMTADDVDVSVDDGTLTIGGERRLDPDVPEDRWVRRERPVGAFQRSFSLPEGTDAQKITASFSDGLLELHIPHPPERRPHRVEIGSSNGATGQTVDVQAQEGGASS
- a CDS encoding cation:proton antiporter, producing MAEETGKKPVAELFTLPTPAAVLGVGMPLLPLTHPGWVFAVLMAVVLLAPIAAERARLPGIVGLVLAGMLVGPGVLGLLEREGAIALLGGAGLLYLMFVAGLELDLDGFVENRRDSLVFGAMTFSVPMALGTVVSLALGFPLLAAILLGSCWASHTLLSYPVYQRLGAVRTRAVATAVGATIITDTAALLVLAVVARAHQGDLGPSFWLVLVPSLGLLLAATLWGLPRVARWFFAGLGQDRAVRFLFLMVALFGAAGLAQAAGIEPIVGAFLGGLALNRLVPNDGVLMQRVEFLGSTLLIPLFLVSVGMLIDPRIMVGDRASLVVAAAFIGVAGGAKWIAAAASGKLFRYDRAEIATMFSLSSAQAAATLAAIFVGLQIGLIGAETVNAVILVILATCLLSSGVAARYGPRLPRPPVRPAALGRRVLVPVARPDTAERLTRLAALLARPDGGSVMPLAVVGPDATEEDLAERRVTIARAEASALSSGADATGVVRIAASPADGVLHTAVEQAASLVVLGWKGYRSTREHLFGSVIDAVLARAPAPVAVTRLGRAPVGRILLVVTGPSLEPAGRSSLTVATEIIRRVAHASPAPVHVLTDVDGPLLDRLPPHVRRHTLHYDPRRPALAVREMATASDLVVVPAMLGPQALQGDAERISRAAPDSSLLVVVDAVARGGADEEEPRSRGLERTLP